In Streptomyces dangxiongensis, one DNA window encodes the following:
- the lexA gene encoding transcriptional repressor LexA, with protein sequence MTTTADSATITAQDRSQGRVEPVHVMNEVTNPEGHKRSLPGRPPGIRADSSGLTDRQRRVIEVIRDSVQRRGYPPSMREIGQAVGLSSTSSVAHQLMALERKGFLRRDPHRPRAYEVRGSDQAVTVQPTDTAGKPAASYVPLVGRIAAGGPILAEESVEDVFPLPRQLVGDGELFVLKVVGDSMIEAAICDGDWVTVRRQPVAENGDIVAAMLDGEATVKRFKREDGHVWLLPHNAAYEPIPGDDATILGKVVAVLRRV encoded by the coding sequence GTGACCACCACCGCAGACAGTGCCACCATCACCGCCCAGGATCGCTCCCAGGGCCGAGTCGAGCCGGTGCACGTGATGAACGAAGTGACGAATCCCGAGGGACACAAACGCTCCCTGCCGGGCCGACCTCCCGGCATTCGGGCGGACAGCTCGGGCCTCACGGACCGGCAGCGCCGGGTGATCGAGGTCATCAGGGACTCGGTGCAGCGGAGGGGCTACCCACCGTCGATGCGGGAGATCGGCCAGGCCGTCGGTCTGTCCAGCACGTCCTCGGTCGCCCACCAGCTGATGGCACTGGAGCGCAAGGGGTTCCTGCGTCGCGACCCGCACCGCCCGCGCGCGTACGAGGTGCGCGGCTCCGACCAGGCCGTGACCGTGCAGCCCACGGACACCGCCGGCAAGCCCGCCGCGTCCTACGTCCCGCTGGTCGGCCGTATCGCGGCCGGTGGCCCCATCCTCGCGGAGGAGTCCGTCGAGGACGTCTTCCCGCTCCCCCGCCAGCTCGTCGGCGACGGCGAACTGTTCGTCCTGAAGGTCGTCGGTGACTCCATGATCGAGGCCGCGATCTGTGACGGTGACTGGGTGACCGTGCGTCGCCAGCCGGTCGCCGAGAACGGCGACATCGTGGCCGCCATGCTCGACGGCGAGGCCACCGTCAAGCGCTTCAAGCGCGAGGACGGCCACGTATGGCTCCTCCCGCACAACGCGGCCTACGAGCCGATCCCCGGCGACGACGCGACGATCCTGGGCAAGGTCGTCGCGGTGCTGCGCCGCGTGTGA